A portion of the Colius striatus isolate bColStr4 chromosome 1, bColStr4.1.hap1, whole genome shotgun sequence genome contains these proteins:
- the TOMM70 gene encoding mitochondrial import receptor subunit TOM70, translating into MAASKPVEPTGGGGGPGLSRWQLALVLGAPILLGAGAFYLWGRRAARRGGKGAGERRTPEGRVSPGPCGSGQPDGPGREETSPLDRAQAAKNKGNKYFKAGKYEQAIQCYTEAISLCPPEKNLDLSTFYQNRAAAYEQLQKWTEVAQDCTKAVELNPKYVKALFRRAKAHEKLDNKKECLEDVTAVCILEAFQNQQSMLLADKVLKLLGKEKAKEKYKNREPLMPSPQFIKSYFSSFTDDIISQPLLKGEKSDEDKDKEGEASEVKENSGYLRAKQYMEEENYDKIISESTKEIEAEGKYMAEALLLRATFYLLIGNANAAKPDLDQVISMEDANVKLRANALIKRGSMFMQQQQPVLSTQDFNMAADIDPQNADVYHHRGQLKILLDQIEEAVEDFDECIRLRPDSALAQAQKCFALYRQAYTGNNPLPVQVAMKGFEDVIKTFPKCAEGYALYAQALTDQQQFGKADEMYDKCIDLEPDNATTYVHKGLLQLQWKQDLDKGLELISKAIEIDNKCDFAYETMGTIEVQRGNLDKAIEMFNKAINLAKSEMEMAHLYSLCDAAYAQTEVAKKYGLKPPTL; encoded by the exons ATGGCCGCCTCGAAGCCCGTGGAGCCgacgggcggcggcggcggcccggggCTGTCCCGCTGGCAGCTGGCGTTGGTGCTGGGAGCGCCGATATTGCTGGGCGCTGGCGCGTTCTACCTgtgggggcggcgggcggcccggcgcggcggcaaGGGTGCAGGCGAGAGGAGGACCCCCGAGGGGCGGGTGAGCCCCGGGCCCTGCGGCAGCGGGCAGCCCGATGGGCCCGGCCGCGAGGAGACG agccCTCTTGAcagagcccaggcagccaagaacaaaggaaacaaatattttaaagcaggaaaatatGAGCAAGCTATTCAGTGTTATACTGAGGCAATCagcctctgccctcctgagaaGAACCTTGATCTTTCTACCTTCTATCAAAATAGAGCTGCTGCCTATGAACAACTG CAAAAATGGACAGAAGTGGCACAAGACTGCACAAAGGCTGTTGAGCTTAATCCTAAGTACGTAAAAGCTCTTTTCAGACGCGCAAAGGCTCATGAGAAACTAGACAATAAGAAGGAATGTTTAGAAG ATGTCACTGCAGTTTGCATTTTAGAAGCCTTCCAAAACCAGCAAAGTATGTTATTAGCTGATAAAGTTCTTAAACtccttggaaaagaaaaggccAAAGAGAAATACAAG AATCGTGAGCCTCTGATGCCCTCACCACAGTTCATTAAATCCTACTTCAGTTCTTTCACAGATGATATAATCTCCCAACCTTTGCTTAAGGGTGAGAAATCAGATGAAGATAAAGATAAGGAGGGAGAGGCTtctgaagtaaaagaaaa CTCTGGCTATTTGAGAGCAAAACAATATATGGAAGAAGAGAACTATGACAAAATTATCAGTGAAAGCACAAAAGAAATTGAAGCGGAGGGAAAATACATGGCAGAAGCTTTGCTTCTGAGAGCTACCTTCTACTTACTTATTGGCAATGCAAATGCTGCCAAACcagacctagatcaggtcatcaGCATGGAAGATGCAAACGTGAAG CTCCGAGCTAATGCTCTGATTAAACGAGGAAGTATGTttatgcagcagcagcaacctgTGCTGTCCACTCAGGACTTTAACATGGCTGCTGATATTGACCCTCAGAACGCAGATGTTTACCACCACCGAGGACAA CTGAAGATCCTGCTTGACCAAATTGAAGAGGCTGTAGAAGACTTTGATGAATGTATCCGATTGAGACCCGATTCTGCCTTGGCTCAAGCACAGAAATGTTTTGCCCTG TATCGCCAGGCTTATACAGGAAATAATCCTTTGCCTGTGCAAGTAGCCATGAAAGGCTTTGAAGATGTcataaaaacatttccaaagtgtgctgaaggCTATGCACTCTATGCTCAG gCACTAACTGATCAACAGCAGTTTGGCAAGGCTGATGAAATGTATGATAAATGCATTGACCTTGAGCCAGACAATGCCACCACGTACGTTCATAAAGG ttTACTTCAGCTCCAGTGGAAGCAAGATTTAGACAAAGGATTAGAACTCATAAGCAAGGCCATTGAAATTGATAACAAATGTGATTTTGCATATGAAACCATGGGAACGATTGAAGTGCAAAG aGGTAATCTGGATAAAGCCATTGAAATGTTCAACAAAGCTATCAACCTGGCCAAATCTGAAATGGAGATGGCCCACCTCTACTCACTCTGTGATGCTGCCTATGCCCAGACAGAAGTTGCAAAGAAGTACGGATTGAAACCACCAACACTGTaa